A genome region from Maridesulfovibrio salexigens DSM 2638 includes the following:
- a CDS encoding FecCD family ABC transporter permease: MASSYSAVADSGEVSPAVCDFKEGSKGLIVGGLFICLLLTIAGSAVVGPFGLKLTNVLDVLAAHLLPGGDVSAISRLHNTVVWDIRMPRILLATGVGAALAISGGVFQGCFKNPLVEPYILGASSGAAFGAALAIVLPTFLFSLQLSAFVFSLVAVFGAYGLARVRGETPIVTLILAGVIVGALFSAMLSILKYLAADAALREIVFWLMGGFYYAVWKDVELVLPVVLAITFLLLTMSWKLNIISMGDEEARTLGINPEFYKSIFILLATLMTALSVSVVGIIAWVGLMMPHAARMIIGPDHRFMLPAAAIMGSMYLVFCDTLSRNLTTSEIPVGIVASILGAPYLIYLLRSKGKSAFGG, from the coding sequence ATGGCAAGTTCATATTCAGCAGTTGCAGACAGCGGGGAGGTTTCTCCCGCTGTCTGCGATTTTAAAGAAGGAAGCAAGGGGCTGATTGTCGGTGGGCTGTTCATTTGTTTGCTGTTGACGATTGCCGGTTCCGCTGTAGTCGGCCCGTTTGGGCTAAAGTTGACAAATGTACTGGATGTTCTCGCTGCTCACCTTCTTCCTGGTGGTGATGTTTCCGCAATAAGCAGGCTGCATAATACCGTTGTGTGGGATATTCGAATGCCCCGTATCCTGCTGGCTACAGGCGTAGGTGCGGCTTTGGCTATTTCTGGGGGAGTGTTTCAGGGGTGTTTTAAAAACCCATTAGTGGAACCTTATATTTTGGGGGCATCATCGGGTGCAGCGTTCGGTGCTGCGTTAGCAATTGTGTTGCCTACCTTTTTGTTCTCCTTGCAGCTTTCGGCTTTTGTTTTTTCATTGGTAGCTGTTTTCGGAGCTTATGGCTTGGCCCGTGTGCGTGGAGAGACTCCAATCGTAACACTGATTCTGGCCGGGGTGATTGTCGGGGCGTTGTTTTCAGCTATGCTTTCAATTCTGAAGTACCTCGCGGCAGATGCTGCTCTGCGTGAGATTGTTTTCTGGCTTATGGGCGGTTTTTACTACGCTGTCTGGAAAGATGTTGAATTGGTTCTGCCGGTGGTGCTTGCGATAACATTCCTGCTGCTGACAATGAGCTGGAAGCTGAATATAATTTCCATGGGTGACGAAGAAGCCCGCACACTGGGGATTAATCCCGAATTCTATAAATCAATTTTCATCCTGTTGGCTACTCTCATGACTGCACTTTCTGTTTCCGTAGTCGGAATTATTGCCTGGGTAGGTCTTATGATGCCCCATGCAGCAAGAATGATTATCGGGCCTGACCACAGGTTCATGCTGCCTGCAGCGGCTATTATGGGCAGCATGTATCTTGTCTTTTGCGATACACTGTCCCGCAACCTCACTACGTCTGAAATTCCGGTTGGGATTGTCGCTTCAATACTCGGTGCACCATATCTGATCTATTTACTGAGAAGTAAAGGCAAGTCTGCCTTCGGAGGATAA
- the lon gene encoding endopeptidase La: protein MSSTEFEGGNTSTEQNILPMMSLREVVMFPRSIVPLFVGRESSIKAIEEAIADYDKKIFLVTQEFPEKEKPEPEDLFRVGTVSKILQMLRLPDGTIKVLFEGMYRASWNPDSDDVVFGENFPLVNIDRVDDLPAEEHTTEALVRSVHEALEKFGKVNKKIAPETILAISTIRTAGKLADSIMPHLKVEFLKKQSILEMIDPIERLEAVYELLLGEIEIVSIEKRVKNRVKGQMEKNQREYYLNEQLKAINKEMGREDDPQAEAHELEEQLNEKNMEEESRERVRKEIKKLRQMAPSSAEYTVVRNYVDWVMELPWNKYKKTKLDIAEARKILDEDHYGLEKPKERILEYMAVQALVETIKGPILCFAGPPGVGKTSIARSIARAMGREFVRLSLGGVRDEAEIRGHRRTYVGALPGKIIQSLRRCEFSNPVICLDEVDKMSTDFRGDPSAALLEVLDPEQNGTFNDHYLDLDYDLSKVFFITTANDLHSIPLPLQDRMEIINLPGYLETEKMHIAKDFLLPKQVGEHGLKEDNLAISDNAMIDIIRTYTREAGVRNLERELAKVCRKTAMQIVESDDKSKSVHVTTANLSKILGVHKFRFGASEDKSLVGVSTGLAYTQVGGEMLMVEVVLMPGKGKVVITGKLGEVMQESAQAALSYIRSRSDLFGLKPDFHEKIDIHVHVPEGATPKDGPSAGITLCTAIASAFLNVPVRHDLAMTGEITLRGRVLPIGGLREKLLAAHRGLSKTVLIPIDNKKDLKDVPDAILKDLEIIPVENMDEVLSCALDNLTAEELFRGRDSATPIALNLIKDEYQAQPH, encoded by the coding sequence ATGTCGTCCACAGAATTTGAAGGTGGCAATACATCCACTGAACAGAATATTCTTCCGATGATGTCACTGCGGGAAGTTGTCATGTTCCCGCGTTCCATTGTGCCTCTTTTTGTCGGTCGGGAGTCTTCAATCAAAGCGATTGAAGAAGCTATAGCCGATTATGATAAAAAGATTTTTCTGGTCACTCAGGAATTCCCAGAGAAAGAAAAACCCGAACCGGAAGATCTTTTCCGGGTAGGGACTGTCAGTAAGATTCTGCAAATGCTCAGACTTCCTGACGGCACAATCAAGGTCCTTTTCGAAGGAATGTACCGTGCCAGCTGGAATCCTGATTCTGATGATGTTGTTTTCGGTGAGAATTTTCCGCTGGTGAATATCGACAGGGTTGATGATCTTCCGGCTGAAGAGCATACAACCGAGGCTCTGGTGCGTTCTGTTCACGAAGCCCTTGAAAAATTTGGCAAAGTGAACAAGAAGATTGCTCCCGAGACTATTCTGGCGATCTCAACTATCCGTACAGCCGGCAAGCTTGCTGATTCAATTATGCCTCACCTTAAGGTGGAGTTTCTTAAGAAGCAGAGCATTCTTGAGATGATTGATCCCATTGAAAGGCTGGAAGCGGTTTATGAGCTTCTGCTCGGTGAAATTGAAATTGTGTCCATTGAAAAACGGGTTAAAAACCGTGTCAAAGGGCAGATGGAAAAGAACCAGCGTGAGTACTATCTCAACGAGCAGCTCAAGGCTATCAACAAGGAAATGGGCCGTGAGGATGATCCTCAGGCTGAAGCCCATGAACTTGAAGAGCAGCTTAATGAAAAGAACATGGAAGAAGAGTCCCGGGAGCGGGTGCGCAAAGAAATTAAAAAATTGCGCCAGATGGCTCCTTCCTCTGCCGAGTATACCGTTGTCCGCAACTATGTGGACTGGGTTATGGAGCTTCCATGGAACAAATACAAAAAGACCAAGCTGGATATAGCCGAAGCACGCAAAATTCTCGATGAAGACCATTATGGTCTTGAGAAACCCAAAGAGCGCATCCTTGAATACATGGCTGTGCAGGCTTTGGTTGAAACCATCAAAGGACCTATCCTTTGTTTTGCGGGCCCTCCCGGTGTTGGTAAAACATCTATTGCCCGCTCCATTGCACGGGCAATGGGTCGCGAATTCGTGCGCCTTTCTCTCGGTGGAGTCCGTGATGAAGCTGAAATCCGCGGTCATCGCCGTACCTATGTCGGTGCGCTTCCGGGTAAGATAATCCAGTCCTTGAGGCGCTGTGAATTCAGTAACCCGGTTATCTGTCTTGATGAAGTGGATAAGATGAGCACTGATTTCAGAGGAGATCCGTCTGCGGCTCTCCTTGAAGTGCTTGATCCGGAGCAGAACGGAACATTCAACGATCACTACCTTGATCTTGACTACGATCTCTCCAAGGTCTTTTTCATCACCACAGCAAACGACCTTCATTCCATCCCGCTGCCTCTTCAGGACAGGATGGAGATAATCAATCTTCCCGGTTATCTCGAAACCGAGAAGATGCATATTGCCAAGGATTTCCTGCTGCCCAAGCAGGTTGGGGAACATGGTCTCAAGGAAGATAACCTTGCCATTTCCGATAATGCCATGATCGATATCATCCGCACTTACACCCGGGAAGCCGGGGTGCGTAACCTTGAGCGTGAGCTTGCCAAGGTTTGTCGTAAGACTGCTATGCAGATTGTGGAATCCGATGACAAGAGCAAAAGTGTTCATGTTACTACAGCTAACTTGAGCAAAATCCTCGGGGTGCACAAATTCCGTTTCGGAGCCAGTGAAGATAAATCTCTGGTCGGTGTATCCACTGGTCTGGCTTACACTCAGGTGGGCGGTGAAATGCTCATGGTTGAAGTCGTGCTTATGCCTGGTAAAGGTAAAGTGGTTATTACCGGTAAGCTCGGTGAAGTCATGCAGGAATCTGCACAGGCCGCACTCTCATATATCCGTTCCCGTTCCGATCTTTTCGGGCTGAAACCGGATTTTCATGAGAAAATTGATATTCACGTGCATGTTCCCGAAGGAGCTACTCCCAAGGATGGCCCCTCAGCCGGTATTACCCTGTGTACTGCTATAGCCTCTGCGTTCCTGAACGTTCCTGTTCGTCATGATCTGGCTATGACCGGGGAAATTACCCTGCGTGGTCGCGTTCTGCCTATCGGTGGTTTAAGGGAAAAGCTGCTCGCTGCTCACAGAGGTCTTTCCAAGACTGTGCTTATCCCCATCGACAACAAGAAGGATCTCAAGGATGTGCCTGATGCAATCCTTAAGGATCTTGAAATTATTCCGGTGGAAAATATGGATGAAGTGCTTAGTTGTGCTTTGGATAACCTCACCGCTGAAGAGCTGTTCCGCGGGCGTGACAGTGCCACTCCCATTGCACTCAACCTGATCAAGGATGAGTATCAGGCTCAGCCGCACTAG
- a CDS encoding ABC transporter ATP-binding protein, giving the protein MLKVENLSFEYDNGYRVLDSINFEVAKGEICGLFGPNGCGKTTLFKCCLKFLKSSSGNIHINGRDIGRESIRSMAKMVSYVPQEHKPPFPYLVKDVVLMGRTPHISGFFGVSKDHKLKAMEAMELIGVSELADEPYSRLSGGQRQMVLIARAVAQETPLLFLDEPTSALDFSNQLKIMNILRQIADNGTTIVACTHDPNHVLWFCDNVVVLGKQRLVSKGRPSEIFCDSILDEIYEDVCRVREVDSTRMVLPRHVCKSDEHMNN; this is encoded by the coding sequence ATGCTGAAAGTGGAAAATTTGTCTTTTGAATATGATAATGGTTACAGGGTGTTGGATAGCATCAATTTTGAAGTTGCAAAAGGCGAGATTTGCGGCCTTTTTGGGCCGAACGGATGCGGCAAAACAACGCTATTCAAATGCTGTCTGAAGTTTCTGAAAAGCAGCTCCGGAAATATCCATATCAATGGTCGTGATATTGGTCGCGAATCCATACGTTCAATGGCTAAGATGGTTTCCTATGTGCCACAGGAGCATAAACCTCCATTTCCATATCTGGTCAAGGATGTTGTTCTTATGGGACGTACTCCGCATATTTCCGGTTTCTTTGGCGTTTCAAAAGATCACAAGCTGAAAGCAATGGAAGCTATGGAGCTTATCGGGGTCAGCGAGCTTGCTGATGAGCCCTATAGCCGTCTCAGCGGAGGGCAGCGCCAAATGGTATTGATTGCGCGGGCTGTCGCGCAGGAAACTCCGTTGCTTTTCCTTGATGAGCCAACATCTGCATTAGACTTCAGCAATCAATTGAAAATTATGAATATACTTAGGCAGATTGCTGATAATGGAACAACCATTGTTGCTTGCACACATGATCCGAACCATGTGCTCTGGTTTTGCGACAATGTGGTCGTCCTTGGAAAGCAGCGTCTTGTAAGCAAGGGTAGGCCTTCTGAAATATTTTGTGACAGCATTCTTGATGAAATTTATGAAGATGTTTGCAGGGTTCGCGAAGTTGATTCCACCAGAATGGTGTTGCCTCGGCATGTTTGCAAATCTGATGAGCATATGAATAATTAG
- a CDS encoding alkaline phosphatase, which translates to MFRRIVRPLVLAVCLAMVAATAFAGAPKYVFYFIGDGLGPTQRMAAELYNKMEKNDAEAKLIMNTFPQSALVTTYSDNTLITDSAAGGTALACGFKTTNGYIGKLPDGSNIKSIAEAAKENGYAVGIVTSTRLTHATPASFSAHNPDRNAANEIAIDQAKSGFDFFAGGGYRHFVAKDNAEGLKSKRKDDVDVVKMFADKGYKTFVGDSTRDAFRAYKPKKGEKVFAALTYSHLPYEVERRNSKMTENKLPALYELTEKAVQSLSAQDKPFFLMVEGGRIDHAAHAHDAKSTIMDTIAMDEAVKVAYDFYLKHPEETLIVTAADHETGGVALGISMDSKGYFLNLKELEKVQVSAEDNLDRYYNKLCAKESDLKKRHAAFIAYVEKEWGLTDRTPAEDKILADAMVVQDKNQHLPADKQTNYGYAYTPTMVAVTDLISQRARMFWTSFVHTGTFIPATSIGVGAEKFNGFIDNTDIPNRMAEVMEVKLSDVKHTDSKALLGKTYGPQEKYAKIPYNK; encoded by the coding sequence ATGTTTAGAAGGATTGTTCGCCCGTTGGTTCTGGCGGTCTGTCTGGCAATGGTTGCGGCTACCGCATTTGCAGGTGCGCCCAAGTACGTGTTTTACTTCATCGGTGATGGTCTTGGACCCACCCAGCGGATGGCAGCAGAACTGTACAACAAAATGGAAAAGAATGACGCTGAAGCTAAGCTGATCATGAACACTTTTCCTCAGTCTGCACTGGTTACCACTTATTCTGACAACACCCTGATCACCGACTCCGCAGCAGGCGGTACCGCGCTGGCATGTGGTTTCAAAACCACAAACGGCTACATCGGTAAACTTCCCGATGGTTCCAACATCAAGTCCATCGCTGAAGCTGCTAAGGAAAACGGCTACGCTGTAGGTATCGTTACCTCCACCCGTCTTACCCACGCTACTCCTGCTTCTTTCTCTGCTCACAACCCCGATCGTAACGCAGCAAACGAAATTGCTATCGATCAGGCCAAATCCGGCTTTGATTTCTTCGCTGGTGGCGGCTACCGCCATTTCGTTGCAAAGGACAATGCTGAAGGTCTGAAGTCCAAGCGTAAAGACGATGTAGACGTAGTTAAGATGTTTGCAGACAAAGGCTATAAGACTTTCGTTGGTGATTCCACCCGCGATGCTTTCCGTGCTTACAAGCCTAAAAAAGGCGAAAAGGTTTTCGCAGCTCTGACCTACAGCCACCTTCCTTACGAAGTTGAGCGCCGTAACAGCAAGATGACCGAAAACAAACTGCCTGCTCTCTACGAACTGACCGAGAAGGCTGTTCAGTCTCTCTCCGCTCAGGACAAGCCTTTCTTCCTGATGGTTGAAGGCGGACGTATTGACCACGCTGCTCACGCTCACGATGCAAAGTCCACTATCATGGACACCATCGCTATGGATGAAGCAGTTAAAGTTGCATACGACTTCTACCTGAAGCACCCTGAAGAAACCCTTATCGTAACAGCTGCCGACCACGAAACCGGTGGTGTTGCTCTGGGTATCTCCATGGACTCCAAGGGTTACTTCCTCAACCTCAAAGAACTCGAAAAAGTTCAGGTTTCCGCTGAAGATAACCTCGACAGATACTACAACAAGCTCTGTGCGAAAGAGTCTGATCTCAAAAAGCGTCACGCTGCTTTCATCGCATACGTTGAAAAAGAGTGGGGCCTGACTGATCGCACTCCTGCTGAAGACAAAATCCTTGCTGATGCAATGGTTGTTCAGGACAAAAACCAGCACCTGCCTGCGGACAAGCAGACCAACTACGGTTATGCTTACACCCCGACTATGGTTGCTGTTACCGACCTGATTTCTCAGCGTGCACGCATGTTCTGGACCTCTTTCGTTCACACCGGAACATTCATTCCCGCAACCTCCATCGGTGTAGGTGCCGAGAAGTTCAACGGCTTCATCGATAACACCGATATCCCCAATCGTATGGCTGAAGTCATGGAAGTTAAGCTTTCTGACGTCAAGCACACCGATTCCAAGGCTCTGCTGGGTAAAACCTACGGTCCTCAGGAAAAATACGCTAAGATTCCTTACAACAAGTAA
- a CDS encoding ABC transporter substrate binding protein, whose product MNKKNLSAFHNMLKTKLTSLDKYNIVVTSDDNALNFVLKNRKEFFPDTPIVFCGVNNQALARSMDDNESVTGVIEAVSMRENLQGIAALIPGVKTVYLVVDETPSGQADLQSANKLGVEFSDIKLVEIPLNRMNWSEMKEVLGRLPNDSAVLLLSAYRDKDGVAKSFEEGLQEILSSSSRPVFHLYEHGMGKGLIGGKVISHYEQGVIAGRIALDILSGKAVKDIPVVEGGDANRFIFDRTVLDRFKIKSSKLPANSLILNENESVWGVHKIEIIAAFFVIAVLLVFSIALSIAYMKLRNAKEEVRQSRERFALAMAANKDGVWDWNIKTDDVYYSPGYKAMLGYGENELPSHVDSWVDLIHEDDRVHAFNVNSKCINNEIENFEVEFRMQAKDGKWLWILGRGNAVERDESGKAIRMIGTHTDITELKNSLEEIKDLRNQLKSIIDSMPVILVGLNGEGRVTRWNRKASEVAGISDEQAVGRLVEEVFPRLSPYMKQVRDSLSSQKVWTDPRVSRKQDGDVFYDDIMIYPLSAGDQDGVVVQIEDVTERVRLEDMLVQNEKMLSVGGLAAGMAHEINNPLGVIAQGAQNITRRVLGDLKSNRRAAEARNINLEDLHGYMHDRDIPKIINGITASVDRAAKIVRNMLSFSRKNQDNFKQHDLSELLDNTIELADNEYNLSTKYDFKKIEIIREFEDDISTVLCEGSEIQQVFLNLLKNSAQSMTSKSYDSGGPTFILRAYEKRDWVNIEIEDNGQGIDENVRKRIFEPFYTTKKVGEGTGLGLAISYFIIADLHNGNMEVYSSPGNWTKFVISLPIQQSVFGQPCPCISEN is encoded by the coding sequence ATGAATAAAAAGAATCTTTCCGCTTTCCATAATATGCTTAAAACTAAGCTCACTTCTTTGGATAAATATAACATAGTCGTTACTTCAGATGATAATGCCTTAAATTTTGTTTTAAAAAATAGAAAAGAGTTTTTCCCGGATACCCCGATTGTTTTTTGTGGGGTAAATAATCAGGCTTTGGCTCGCTCTATGGATGATAATGAGAGTGTTACCGGAGTGATAGAGGCTGTCTCGATGCGGGAGAATCTTCAGGGAATCGCTGCCTTAATACCCGGAGTCAAAACTGTATATCTGGTTGTTGATGAAACTCCTAGCGGACAAGCCGATTTGCAGTCAGCAAATAAACTGGGTGTAGAATTTTCGGACATTAAGCTTGTAGAGATTCCCTTAAACAGAATGAACTGGTCGGAAATGAAAGAGGTCCTTGGCCGACTTCCTAACGATAGCGCGGTTCTTCTGCTTTCCGCATACCGGGATAAGGATGGAGTTGCAAAATCTTTTGAAGAGGGATTGCAGGAGATTCTTTCAAGCAGCAGTCGCCCTGTTTTCCATCTTTACGAACATGGCATGGGTAAAGGGCTTATCGGTGGAAAGGTTATTTCTCACTATGAGCAGGGAGTTATCGCAGGACGTATTGCTCTGGATATTTTATCAGGAAAGGCGGTTAAAGATATCCCTGTAGTAGAAGGGGGGGATGCCAATAGATTTATTTTTGACCGGACTGTCCTTGACCGTTTTAAAATCAAGTCTTCCAAGCTACCTGCTAATTCTCTCATTTTAAATGAAAATGAGTCCGTGTGGGGAGTCCATAAAATTGAGATAATTGCAGCTTTTTTTGTTATTGCCGTACTGCTTGTTTTTTCAATCGCTTTATCCATAGCTTATATGAAATTGCGCAATGCCAAGGAAGAGGTAAGGCAAAGCAGGGAACGTTTTGCTCTTGCAATGGCTGCCAATAAGGATGGTGTGTGGGACTGGAATATTAAAACTGACGATGTGTATTACAGCCCCGGCTACAAAGCTATGCTTGGATATGGTGAAAATGAACTGCCTTCGCATGTTGATTCATGGGTAGATCTTATCCACGAAGATGATCGTGTTCATGCTTTTAATGTGAATAGCAAATGTATCAATAATGAAATTGAGAATTTTGAAGTCGAATTTCGGATGCAGGCCAAGGACGGTAAGTGGTTGTGGATTCTTGGGCGTGGTAATGCCGTGGAAAGGGATGAGTCCGGAAAGGCTATAAGAATGATCGGCACTCATACTGATATTACTGAGTTGAAAAATTCACTTGAAGAGATCAAAGACCTTCGCAATCAGCTTAAAAGCATTATCGATTCCATGCCTGTTATTCTGGTCGGCCTGAATGGAGAAGGGCGGGTTACCCGTTGGAACAGGAAGGCTTCGGAAGTGGCAGGAATCAGTGATGAGCAGGCTGTGGGAAGATTGGTCGAAGAGGTGTTTCCCCGACTTTCACCATATATGAAACAGGTTAGGGATTCATTGAGCAGTCAAAAAGTTTGGACAGACCCCAGAGTCTCCCGCAAGCAGGATGGAGATGTCTTCTATGATGACATAATGATCTATCCACTTTCCGCCGGGGATCAGGACGGTGTTGTAGTTCAGATTGAAGATGTTACGGAGCGGGTAAGGCTCGAAGATATGCTGGTCCAGAATGAGAAAATGTTATCTGTCGGCGGGCTTGCAGCAGGCATGGCCCATGAGATTAACAATCCGCTCGGAGTTATTGCACAGGGAGCCCAGAATATTACCAGACGCGTTTTAGGCGATTTGAAGAGCAATAGAAGAGCAGCTGAAGCCAGAAATATTAATCTTGAGGATCTGCATGGTTATATGCATGACCGTGACATACCCAAGATCATTAACGGCATAACAGCTTCAGTGGACCGAGCCGCAAAAATAGTCAGGAATATGCTTAGCTTCAGCCGCAAGAATCAGGATAATTTTAAACAGCATGACCTTTCAGAGTTATTGGATAACACAATTGAGCTTGCGGATAATGAATACAACCTTTCAACTAAGTATGATTTCAAGAAGATCGAAATAATACGAGAGTTTGAAGATGATATTTCCACTGTTTTGTGTGAAGGCAGCGAGATTCAGCAGGTCTTTTTGAATTTGCTAAAAAACAGTGCTCAATCAATGACTTCAAAGAGTTATGATAGCGGGGGACCGACATTTATACTCCGGGCCTATGAAAAGAGAGATTGGGTTAATATTGAAATCGAAGATAACGGACAGGGGATAGATGAGAATGTGCGGAAACGTATCTTCGAACCTTTCTATACCACCAAAAAAGTTGGTGAAGGAACCGGGCTTGGTCTTGCCATCTCATATTTCATTATAGCAGATCTGCATAACGGAAATATGGAAGTATATTCGTCACCGGGAAATTGGACAAAGTTTGTAATTTCTTTGCCGATTCAGCAGTCTGTTTTCGGCCAACCCTGTCCATGCATTTCGGAAAATTAA
- a CDS encoding ABC transporter substrate-binding protein → MKVDKNRYVVKSFRIVICSLALVAGMAAACMADTKMVTDMRGKLVEIPASPKRVITLDDGFSAGVMTVFGVQDRIIALGSHCPVKVFKYSYPTVNGEEYTYMNGTNPVSFLNPWLRGLPYMSTYGKSINFEELAKLQPDLIFLRVGSCYSKTSKNKSEALKRHIQMIEALGIPLVVLNGPPAFCSPDIKNISEEIRVVGEVFDKNKEALKLSQYLESVVDMVRERTAKVTEEQRPKVLLFGLSPKARGEGGAGTTHGKDTIESYFLENIVKARNAYEGGGSFSVVNTEQVFAMDPDVIVLPTAWGYHPPKELYTAPYYTRLSGLKAVKNRRVVALPWTPCNCAKRIEYPIEIMIMAKACHPELFKDIKISEWVLDFYKNVYGADESAARGLRSTQWLDWTVEEGW, encoded by the coding sequence GTGAAGGTTGATAAAAACAGGTATGTGGTGAAGTCTTTTCGAATTGTGATCTGTAGTCTTGCTTTAGTTGCAGGTATGGCCGCTGCATGCATGGCTGACACAAAAATGGTTACAGATATGCGGGGGAAACTGGTTGAAATTCCAGCTTCTCCTAAAAGGGTGATAACTCTTGATGACGGTTTCAGCGCCGGAGTTATGACAGTTTTTGGTGTTCAAGACAGGATCATTGCTTTGGGGTCTCATTGTCCGGTGAAAGTATTTAAGTATTCTTATCCCACTGTTAATGGTGAGGAGTATACTTACATGAACGGTACCAATCCGGTCAGTTTCTTGAATCCGTGGCTTAGGGGGCTTCCCTATATGTCCACCTACGGTAAATCCATCAATTTTGAAGAGCTGGCCAAGCTGCAACCTGATTTGATTTTTCTGCGAGTCGGTTCCTGCTATTCAAAGACTTCCAAAAATAAAAGCGAGGCCTTGAAAAGGCATATCCAAATGATTGAAGCGCTTGGAATTCCGCTGGTTGTGCTCAACGGTCCTCCTGCTTTCTGTTCACCTGATATCAAGAATATCAGCGAAGAAATCCGGGTTGTCGGTGAGGTCTTTGATAAAAACAAGGAAGCATTGAAGCTGTCTCAGTACCTTGAAAGTGTAGTTGATATGGTTCGTGAACGCACGGCAAAGGTAACAGAGGAACAAAGACCTAAAGTTCTCCTGTTCGGTTTAAGTCCCAAAGCACGAGGTGAAGGCGGAGCAGGAACAACGCATGGCAAAGATACTATTGAGTCATATTTCCTAGAGAATATAGTCAAAGCCAGAAATGCCTATGAAGGTGGCGGCAGTTTTTCAGTTGTTAACACCGAGCAGGTCTTCGCTATGGATCCCGATGTTATCGTACTGCCTACTGCATGGGGCTACCATCCTCCCAAGGAACTTTATACCGCTCCTTATTACACCCGTCTTTCCGGCTTGAAAGCGGTGAAGAATCGCAGGGTAGTGGCACTTCCATGGACTCCCTGCAATTGCGCCAAGCGTATTGAATATCCGATTGAAATAATGATTATGGCAAAAGCCTGCCATCCTGAGTTGTTCAAGGATATTAAAATCAGTGAATGGGTTCTCGACTTCTATAAGAACGTTTACGGCGCCGATGAATCTGCTGCCCGGGGATTACGTTCAACCCAGTGGTTGGACTGGACAGTGGAAGAGGGCTGGTAA
- a CDS encoding serine hydrolase domain-containing protein produces MRDQYRIYKGCEFACKFRRAITAAFIVLFVLTIYICSEASGHNDLNQILRDSIRDLKIPGAVMMVETPQGQVWAFRAGVRRIGSRKPMGNNLKFRIGSITKTFVASVILMLVNEGKISLDTEVSEILPDIVTAGNPLTIRHLLQMRSCLGNFTIDKDFLQLFRERPWTHWSPEHLLQFGHKDHCREGREFEYNNSNYVLLGLVIEKVTGENFESQVYQRILRPLNLKSTTFPVKSANIAEPFARGHDYNPQTGKIKDLSLKINPSWAWCSGNGVSTAADMMIWIKAYLNGFGISSGLHSQQMDFRPVTYDGISYGLGIMSKYTAVGHNGNFAGIYTSLAFKFRGYYFVILTNGQAEGGGRKATAESVFWRVVERSKIFN; encoded by the coding sequence ATGAGAGATCAATATCGGATATATAAAGGTTGTGAGTTCGCGTGCAAGTTTCGCCGCGCAATAACTGCTGCTTTTATAGTTCTCTTTGTGCTGACGATTTATATATGCTCGGAAGCTTCCGGACATAATGATCTAAATCAGATTTTGCGCGACTCCATTCGGGATTTGAAAATTCCCGGTGCGGTGATGATGGTTGAAACTCCGCAAGGGCAGGTCTGGGCTTTTCGGGCGGGGGTGCGCAGGATCGGAAGCCGTAAGCCTATGGGGAATAATCTTAAATTCCGCATAGGCAGCATTACCAAGACTTTTGTGGCTTCGGTAATTCTCATGCTGGTAAATGAAGGTAAAATCAGCCTTGATACCGAGGTGTCTGAAATATTGCCGGATATAGTGACGGCAGGTAATCCTCTCACCATTCGTCATCTATTGCAGATGCGCAGTTGTCTGGGTAATTTTACAATTGATAAGGATTTCTTGCAGTTGTTCAGGGAGAGGCCGTGGACACATTGGAGTCCGGAACATCTGTTGCAATTCGGACATAAAGATCATTGTAGGGAAGGCAGGGAATTTGAATATAACAATTCAAATTATGTACTTCTGGGCTTGGTCATCGAAAAAGTGACCGGTGAGAATTTTGAAAGTCAGGTGTATCAGCGGATACTCAGGCCACTGAATTTAAAATCGACTACATTTCCCGTAAAAAGTGCCAATATAGCCGAGCCGTTTGCCCGGGGCCATGACTACAACCCCCAGACCGGGAAAATTAAAGATTTGAGTCTGAAGATCAATCCCTCATGGGCATGGTGTTCCGGGAACGGTGTTTCCACAGCTGCTGATATGATGATTTGGATCAAGGCATATTTAAATGGATTCGGGATAAGTTCCGGTCTTCACTCCCAACAAATGGATTTCAGGCCCGTTACTTATGATGGAATATCTTATGGACTCGGCATTATGAGCAAATACACAGCAGTGGGGCATAATGGTAATTTTGCCGGCATCTATACCTCATTGGCTTTTAAATTCCGTGGATATTACTTTGTGATTCTGACAAATGGACAGGCTGAGGGAGGAGGTCGTAAAGCAACCGCAGAGTCTGTTTTCTGGCGCGTAGTAGAGAGGTCGAAGATATTTAATTAG